From Streptomyces sp. HUAS MG91, the proteins below share one genomic window:
- a CDS encoding mandelate racemase/muconate lactonizing enzyme family protein — MRITGISTHVVGTPWRNLTYVQVHTDEGITGVGETRMLGRTDALIGYLNEAKANHILGSDPFAVEDLVKRMKYGDYGRAGEIVMSGIAVIEMACWDIKGKALGVPVWQLLGGRVTDRVKAYANGWYTTERTPEAYHKAARGVMERGYRALKIDPFGTGHFELDHEQSLYAVSLIEAVRDAIGPDAELMLEMHGRFSPATAIRLARDLAPFKPAWLEEPVPPENLKALEKVAAKVDMPVATGERIHDRIEFRELFESQAVDIIQPDVGHLGGIWETRKLAATAETHYMLVAPHNVGGPVLTAASLQVGFTTPNFKILEHFNDFADADIKKVVKGAPKVVDGYFELSHEPGLGVELDVDAAAEFPQQQARFDLWAEGWEKRDPKSGAK; from the coding sequence GTGCGCATCACGGGAATCAGCACACACGTAGTCGGTACTCCGTGGCGGAACCTCACCTACGTCCAGGTGCACACCGACGAGGGGATCACGGGCGTCGGCGAGACCCGGATGCTGGGCCGCACCGACGCGCTCATCGGGTACCTGAACGAGGCGAAGGCCAACCACATCCTCGGCTCCGACCCGTTCGCCGTCGAGGACCTGGTCAAGCGGATGAAGTACGGCGACTACGGGCGGGCGGGCGAGATCGTCATGTCCGGCATCGCCGTCATCGAGATGGCCTGCTGGGACATCAAGGGCAAGGCGCTGGGCGTGCCGGTGTGGCAGCTGCTCGGCGGCAGGGTCACCGACCGGGTCAAGGCGTACGCGAACGGCTGGTACACCACCGAGCGGACCCCGGAGGCGTACCACAAGGCCGCGCGCGGGGTGATGGAGCGCGGGTACAGGGCGCTGAAGATCGACCCGTTCGGCACCGGGCACTTCGAGCTGGACCACGAGCAGTCGCTGTACGCCGTCTCGCTGATCGAGGCCGTGCGCGACGCCATCGGCCCGGACGCCGAGCTGATGCTGGAGATGCACGGCCGGTTCTCCCCCGCCACGGCGATCCGGCTGGCCCGCGACCTGGCGCCGTTCAAGCCCGCGTGGCTGGAGGAGCCGGTGCCGCCGGAGAACCTGAAGGCACTGGAGAAGGTCGCCGCGAAGGTGGACATGCCCGTCGCGACCGGTGAGCGGATCCACGACCGGATCGAGTTCCGCGAGCTGTTCGAGAGCCAGGCCGTCGACATCATCCAGCCCGACGTCGGCCACCTCGGCGGCATCTGGGAGACCCGCAAGCTGGCGGCGACCGCCGAGACGCACTACATGCTCGTCGCCCCGCACAACGTCGGCGGACCGGTCCTCACCGCGGCCTCGCTCCAAGTGGGCTTCACCACGCCCAACTTCAAGATCCTGGAGCACTTCAACGACTTCGCCGACGCCGACATCAAGAAGGTCGTCAAGGGCGCGCCGAAGGTCGTGGACGGCTACTTCGAGCTGTCCCACGAGCCCGGCCTCGGCGTCGAGCTGGATGTCGACGCCGCCGCCGAGTTCCCGCAGCAGCAGGCCCGGTTCGACCTGTGGGCCGAGGGCTGGGAGAAGCGCGACCCGAAGAGCGGCGCCAAGTGA
- a CDS encoding TetR/AcrR family transcriptional regulator, with translation MSYGDGMSGTRSARSGERRAEILRAALEVIAERGYRGASLAAVAERVGLTQQGLLHHFPTKEALLVAVLEERDQWDAVPDGRWRLDLLGSLVEYNAMRPGIVQTFSALLGESVTEGHPARAFFTERYAGVRQAMAHVLRAEYGDRLPGGLTPERAAPLLVAVMDGLQYQWLLDPESVDMPGAFRDFLELLGADG, from the coding sequence ATGTCGTACGGTGACGGCATGAGCGGCACCAGAAGCGCCCGGAGCGGGGAGCGGCGGGCGGAGATCCTCCGCGCCGCGCTCGAAGTGATCGCCGAGCGCGGGTACCGGGGCGCGAGCCTCGCGGCCGTCGCCGAGCGCGTCGGCCTGACCCAGCAGGGGCTGCTGCACCACTTCCCGACGAAGGAGGCGCTGCTCGTCGCCGTCCTGGAGGAGCGGGACCAGTGGGACGCGGTGCCGGACGGCCGGTGGCGGCTCGATCTGCTGGGCTCGCTGGTGGAGTACAACGCGATGCGGCCCGGCATCGTGCAGACCTTCTCGGCGCTGCTCGGGGAGTCGGTGACCGAGGGGCATCCGGCGCGGGCGTTCTTCACCGAGCGCTATGCCGGGGTGCGGCAGGCGATGGCGCACGTGCTGCGCGCGGAGTACGGGGACCGGCTGCCGGGCGGGCTCACGCCGGAGCGGGCGGCGCCGCTGCTGGTCGCGGTGATGGACGGGCTCCAGTACCAGTGGCTGCTGGACCCGGAGTCGGTGGACATGCCGGGGGCGTTCCGGGATTTCCTGGAACTGCTCGGCGCGGACGGGTAG
- a CDS encoding glycoside hydrolase family 3 C-terminal domain-containing protein, with protein MAQHADGDQRDQAREAAVEAALGKLDLDSKTRLLAGQDMWSLPPIPEIGLKSLVMSDGPIGVRGTRWTADDPSIALPSPTALAATWDPALARRAGALLAQEARRKGVHVLLAPTVNLHRSPLGGRHFEAYSEDPYLTGAIGTGYVQGVQSGGVGTTVKHFVANDAETDRFTVNNLVGERALRELYLAPFEAIVANAHPWGIMTAYNQVNGTTMTEHRYLVNEILRGEWGFDGFNVSDWLAARSTTGALKGGLDVAMPGPQTVYGPALAAAVRAGEADESEIDDAVRRVLRLAARVGALDGAEPVVTEAPAEIDGEALAREIARRAFVLVRNTGVLPLRPDTRIALVGAAARDARVLGGGSATVFPAHITSPLDGLGAAFPSLTYAVGADPSDELAPADQGFELRAVCRDAEGTVLGEGTLPSGQLQWLGDDLPAGVTHEALHSIEITGTFTPRESGDHAFGTRGLGAFTLTVDGTVLYDGVQSMGTESDPFEAIFGAPRERGKVTLTAGRPVEVSLLHPLDRSRAMPLPAVLFSLVHLGPRRDADALIAEAVEAARDAEAAVVVVATTERVESEGFDRTDLRLPGRQDDLVRAVAAANPNTVVVVNSGSPVELPWRDEVAAVLLSWFPGQEGGAALADVLGGAEEPGGRLPTTWGALADAPVTGVTPADGELAYTEGVFIGYRAWDRSGATPAYPFGHGLGYTDWSYESLDIDSTSAVSGASGTTATVRVRNTGERTGREVVQVYLAPAPSQADTDRPARWLAGFATVTAGPGETVEAVIGLPRRAFETWDETTGAWVHREGAYVVTAGRSLTDARLNETIAA; from the coding sequence ATGGCGCAGCACGCGGACGGCGACCAGCGGGACCAGGCCCGTGAGGCGGCCGTGGAGGCCGCACTCGGCAAGCTCGACCTCGACAGCAAGACCCGGCTGCTCGCAGGTCAGGACATGTGGTCGCTGCCCCCGATCCCGGAGATCGGCCTGAAGTCCCTGGTGATGTCCGACGGCCCGATCGGCGTCCGCGGCACCCGCTGGACCGCCGACGACCCGTCGATCGCCCTGCCGTCCCCGACCGCGCTCGCCGCCACCTGGGACCCCGCGCTCGCCCGCCGGGCCGGCGCCCTGCTCGCCCAGGAGGCCCGCCGCAAGGGCGTCCACGTCCTGCTCGCCCCGACCGTGAACCTGCACCGCTCACCGCTCGGCGGCCGCCACTTCGAGGCGTACAGCGAGGACCCGTACCTGACCGGCGCCATCGGCACCGGCTACGTCCAGGGCGTGCAGTCCGGCGGCGTCGGCACCACGGTCAAGCACTTCGTCGCCAACGACGCGGAGACCGACCGCTTCACCGTGAACAACCTCGTCGGCGAGCGCGCCCTGCGCGAGCTGTACCTGGCGCCCTTCGAGGCCATCGTCGCCAACGCCCACCCGTGGGGCATCATGACCGCCTACAACCAGGTCAACGGCACGACGATGACCGAACACCGCTACCTCGTGAACGAGATCCTGCGCGGCGAATGGGGCTTCGACGGGTTCAACGTCTCCGACTGGCTGGCCGCCCGCTCCACCACCGGCGCCCTCAAGGGCGGCCTCGACGTCGCCATGCCCGGCCCGCAGACCGTCTACGGCCCGGCGCTCGCCGCCGCCGTCCGCGCGGGGGAGGCCGACGAGTCCGAAATCGACGACGCCGTCCGCCGCGTCCTGCGCCTCGCCGCCCGCGTCGGCGCCCTCGACGGCGCCGAGCCCGTCGTCACCGAGGCCCCGGCCGAGATCGACGGCGAGGCGCTGGCCCGCGAGATCGCCCGCCGCGCCTTCGTCCTCGTCCGCAACACCGGAGTCCTGCCGCTGCGCCCGGACACCCGGATCGCCCTCGTCGGTGCCGCCGCCCGCGACGCCCGCGTCCTCGGCGGCGGCTCCGCCACCGTCTTCCCCGCGCACATCACCTCCCCGCTCGACGGCCTCGGTGCCGCGTTCCCCTCGCTCACGTACGCCGTCGGAGCCGACCCGAGCGACGAACTCGCCCCCGCCGACCAGGGGTTCGAGCTGCGCGCGGTCTGCCGCGACGCCGAGGGCACCGTCCTCGGCGAGGGCACTCTGCCCAGCGGACAGCTCCAGTGGCTCGGCGACGACCTGCCCGCCGGTGTCACCCACGAGGCCCTGCACAGCATCGAGATCACCGGCACCTTCACCCCGCGCGAGAGCGGCGACCACGCCTTCGGCACCCGGGGCCTGGGTGCCTTCACCCTCACCGTCGACGGCACCGTCCTCTACGACGGTGTCCAGTCCATGGGCACCGAGTCGGACCCCTTCGAGGCGATCTTCGGCGCCCCGCGGGAGCGCGGCAAGGTCACGCTCACCGCGGGCCGCCCGGTCGAGGTCTCCCTGCTCCACCCGCTCGACAGGTCCAGGGCGATGCCGCTGCCCGCGGTGCTGTTCAGCCTCGTCCACCTCGGCCCGCGCCGCGACGCCGACGCCCTGATCGCCGAGGCCGTCGAGGCCGCGCGCGACGCCGAGGCCGCCGTCGTCGTGGTCGCCACCACCGAGCGCGTCGAGTCGGAGGGCTTCGACCGCACCGACCTGCGGCTGCCCGGCCGCCAGGACGACCTGGTGCGCGCCGTCGCCGCCGCCAACCCGAACACGGTCGTGGTCGTCAACTCCGGCTCCCCGGTGGAACTCCCGTGGCGCGACGAGGTGGCGGCCGTGCTGCTGAGCTGGTTCCCCGGCCAGGAGGGCGGCGCCGCCCTCGCCGACGTGCTCGGCGGCGCCGAGGAGCCCGGCGGCCGGCTGCCCACCACCTGGGGCGCGCTCGCCGACGCCCCCGTCACCGGAGTCACCCCGGCCGACGGCGAACTCGCCTACACCGAGGGCGTGTTCATCGGCTACCGCGCCTGGGACCGGTCCGGCGCGACCCCCGCCTACCCCTTCGGCCACGGCCTGGGCTACACCGACTGGAGCTACGAGTCGCTGGACATCGACAGCACTTCCGCCGTTTCCGGCGCTTCCGGCACCACGGCCACGGTCCGTGTCCGCAACACGGGGGAGCGGACCGGCCGCGAGGTCGTCCAGGTCTATCTGGCGCCCGCGCCGTCACAGGCCGACACCGACCGGCCCGCCCGCTGGCTGGCCGGGTTCGCGACGGTCACCGCGGGCCCCGGCGAAACCGTCGAAGCGGTGATCGGACTCCCGCGCCGCGCCTTCGAGACCTGGGACGAGACCACGGGCGCCTGGGTCCACCGCGAGGGCGCGTACGTCGTGACGGCGGGCCGCTCGCTCACCGACGCCCGCCTGAACGAGACGATCGCCGCCTGA
- a CDS encoding aldose epimerase family protein, whose protein sequence is MRSELFGTLADGSDDSGPIDVHRWVLERDGVRVRVLTYGGIVQSVEVPDRAGGVADIVLGFPDLAGYLAHPEPYLGALVGRYANRIAGGRFTLDGQEYRLAANNAPNALHGGERGFDKRVWAAEAAGEHGVRLSRVSPDGEEGYPGRLEVSVTYALEAGGALRISYEAVTDAPTLVNLTNHTYWNLGGAGAGSAAGGHEVRIDAGRVSVVDDTLIPTGELRPVDGTPFDLRESRKAGPGFDHNYVLDKGVGETAVEVAEVYDPASGRVLSVATTEPGLQFYTADHFDPSLPFAPGDGIALETQHFPDSPNRPEFPSTVLRPGEVYRSETVYGFGAR, encoded by the coding sequence ATGCGCAGTGAACTCTTCGGCACCCTGGCCGACGGCAGCGACGACAGCGGCCCGATCGACGTCCACCGATGGGTCCTGGAACGGGACGGGGTGCGGGTACGCGTCCTGACGTACGGGGGCATCGTGCAGTCGGTGGAGGTGCCCGACCGGGCGGGCGGTGTCGCCGACATCGTGCTCGGTTTCCCGGACCTCGCCGGGTATCTGGCGCACCCGGAGCCCTACTTGGGCGCGCTGGTCGGCCGGTACGCGAACCGGATCGCGGGCGGCCGGTTCACCCTCGACGGGCAGGAGTACCGGCTGGCGGCGAACAACGCGCCGAACGCGCTGCACGGCGGTGAGCGCGGCTTCGACAAGCGGGTGTGGGCGGCCGAGGCCGCCGGGGAGCACGGCGTACGACTCAGCCGGGTGTCGCCGGACGGCGAGGAGGGCTACCCGGGGCGCCTGGAGGTCTCGGTGACGTACGCGCTGGAGGCCGGTGGCGCGCTGCGGATCTCGTACGAGGCGGTCACCGACGCGCCGACGCTGGTGAACCTCACCAATCACACGTACTGGAATCTGGGCGGGGCAGGCGCGGGGAGCGCGGCCGGCGGGCACGAGGTGCGGATCGACGCCGGGCGGGTGAGCGTCGTCGACGACACCCTGATCCCGACCGGGGAGCTGCGGCCGGTGGACGGTACGCCGTTCGACCTGCGGGAGAGCCGGAAGGCCGGTCCCGGGTTCGACCACAACTACGTACTCGACAAGGGTGTCGGGGAGACGGCCGTGGAGGTCGCCGAGGTGTACGACCCGGCGTCCGGGCGGGTGCTGAGCGTGGCCACGACCGAGCCGGGGCTGCAGTTCTACACGGCCGATCACTTCGACCCGTCGCTGCCGTTCGCGCCCGGCGACGGGATCGCGCTGGAGACGCAGCACTTCCCGGACTCGCCGAACCGGCCGGAGTTCCCGTCCACCGTGCTGCGGCCGGGCGAGGTGTATCGGTCGGAGACGGTGTACGGGTTCGGGGCCCGCTAG
- a CDS encoding MarR family transcriptional regulator, whose amino-acid sequence MTASRSRRMDPLTIEVVELIGGVVARYHQEYEEAAARHRLTGAQARVLSLLTLEPLPMRQIAQRLKCEPSNITGIVDRLEARGLVERQPSPGDRRVKVAVPTAEGIQVARGLRDSLDFAREPLAGLSHEERTAFRDMLRRMLGTD is encoded by the coding sequence ATGACCGCCTCCCGTTCCCGCCGTATGGACCCGCTCACGATCGAAGTGGTCGAGCTGATCGGGGGCGTCGTCGCGCGCTACCACCAGGAGTACGAGGAGGCCGCCGCCCGGCACCGGCTGACCGGGGCGCAGGCCCGGGTCCTGAGCCTGCTCACCCTCGAACCGCTGCCGATGCGGCAGATCGCGCAGCGCCTGAAGTGCGAGCCGTCGAACATCACGGGGATCGTGGACCGGCTGGAGGCGCGCGGGCTCGTGGAGCGGCAGCCGTCGCCCGGGGACCGGCGGGTGAAGGTGGCGGTGCCGACGGCGGAGGGGATACAGGTGGCGCGGGGTCTGCGCGACTCCCTCGACTTCGCGCGGGAGCCGCTGGCCGGGCTGTCGCACGAGGAGCGTACGGCGTTCAGGGACATGCTGCGCAGGATGCTCGGCACCGACTGA
- a CDS encoding SGNH/GDSL hydrolase family protein has protein sequence MRKPRHRSTAVRAVITTVTAVALGAVGLTACDGSGGNSPGPEGSVSATKPSPKPTPTWDTSPRSVAAVGDSITRGFDACGVLSDCPEVSWATGTDQDVDSLAVRLLGRSGAAKHSWNHARTGARMADLPGQMARAAAERPELVTVMAGANDACRSSADAMTPVAAFRSDFTDALRQLRRTVPKAQVYVMSVPDLKRLWSQGRQNPLGKQVWKLGICSSMLADPDAVDAAATARREAVQQRVEEYNKVLKDVCAEDKRCRYDGGAVFGFRFGERQLSHWDWFHPSVNGQARLAEIAYRGVTAEKPLG, from the coding sequence ATGCGAAAGCCACGTCATCGGTCGACCGCCGTTCGGGCGGTGATCACCACCGTGACGGCCGTCGCGCTGGGTGCCGTGGGCCTCACCGCTTGCGACGGCTCGGGGGGCAACTCCCCCGGTCCGGAGGGTTCCGTCTCCGCGACGAAGCCGTCGCCGAAGCCCACTCCGACGTGGGACACCAGCCCGCGTTCGGTCGCCGCCGTGGGCGATTCCATCACCCGGGGCTTCGACGCGTGCGGGGTGCTGTCCGACTGCCCCGAGGTGTCCTGGGCGACCGGCACGGACCAGGACGTCGACAGCCTCGCCGTACGGCTGCTCGGCAGGAGCGGCGCGGCGAAGCACAGTTGGAACCACGCGCGCACCGGGGCGCGGATGGCGGACCTGCCGGGGCAGATGGCGCGGGCCGCCGCCGAGCGGCCCGAGCTGGTGACGGTGATGGCCGGGGCCAATGACGCGTGCCGGAGCAGCGCCGACGCCATGACCCCGGTGGCCGCGTTCCGGTCCGACTTCACCGACGCGCTGCGGCAGTTGCGGCGGACCGTGCCCAAGGCGCAGGTGTACGTGATGAGCGTGCCGGATCTGAAGCGGCTGTGGTCGCAGGGCCGCCAGAATCCGCTGGGCAAGCAGGTGTGGAAGCTGGGCATCTGCTCGTCGATGCTGGCCGATCCGGACGCGGTGGACGCGGCGGCGACCGCCCGGCGCGAGGCGGTGCAGCAGCGCGTGGAGGAGTACAACAAGGTGCTCAAGGACGTGTGCGCCGAGGACAAGCGGTGCCGCTACGACGGCGGTGCCGTCTTCGGCTTCCGGTTCGGGGAGCGGCAGTTGAGCCACTGGGACTGGTTCCATCCCAGTGTGAACGGGCAGGCCCGGCTCGCGGAGATCGCGTATCGCGGAGTGACCGCCGAGAAGCCTCTCGGCTGA
- a CDS encoding EI24 domain-containing protein, translating to MRDLGAGFGYLMKGQRWVARHGKQYGWGLLPGLITLVLYVAALVCLAVWGDDFISWATPFADDWSSPWQGLFRGFLTVVLFALGLLLAVLTFTAVTLLVGQPFYESLSEEVDRSEGDGTVPESGLPLWRDLWISARDSLRILVRAGLWGVLLFACGFLPFVGQTVVPVIGFFVTGFFLTEELTAVALQRREVQLRDRLALLRSRRGLAWGFGAPLAVAFLVPFVAVFLMPGAVAGATLMVRDLEAPPEPQAASDDDRAGESARGAAW from the coding sequence ATGCGTGATCTCGGGGCGGGCTTCGGCTACTTGATGAAGGGGCAGCGCTGGGTTGCCCGGCACGGCAAGCAGTACGGATGGGGCCTGCTGCCCGGTCTGATCACGCTCGTGCTGTACGTCGCGGCCCTGGTCTGCCTGGCCGTCTGGGGCGACGACTTCATCTCCTGGGCGACGCCCTTCGCCGACGACTGGTCGTCCCCGTGGCAGGGCCTGTTCCGCGGCTTCCTGACCGTGGTCCTGTTCGCCCTGGGTCTGCTGCTCGCGGTCCTCACCTTCACGGCCGTGACCCTGCTGGTCGGCCAGCCCTTCTACGAGTCCCTCTCCGAGGAGGTCGACCGGTCCGAGGGCGACGGCACGGTGCCCGAGTCGGGCCTGCCGCTCTGGCGGGACCTGTGGATCTCCGCCCGCGACAGCCTGCGCATCCTGGTCCGCGCGGGCCTGTGGGGCGTCCTGCTCTTCGCGTGCGGCTTCCTCCCCTTCGTCGGCCAGACCGTCGTCCCGGTCATCGGCTTCTTCGTCACCGGCTTCTTCCTCACGGAGGAGCTGACGGCGGTGGCCCTCCAGCGCCGCGAGGTCCAACTCCGCGACCGCCTCGCCCTGTTGAGGTCCCGCAGGGGTCTGGCGTGGGGCTTCGGAGCGCCGCTCGCGGTGGCCTTCCTGGTCCCCTTCGTGGCGGTGTTCCTGATGCCCGGCGCGGTGGCGGGGGCGACGCTGATGGTGCGGGACCTGGAGGCGCCGCCGGAGCCGCAGGCGGCCTCCGACGACGACCGCGCCGGGGAGTCCGCGCGGGGCGCGGCCTGGTGA
- a CDS encoding alcohol dehydrogenase catalytic domain-containing protein — translation MSGAVVVEAPGTHRIVAHEPVAPSPGEALVRVHAVGICGSDRELYQGNRPDPYVRYPLTPGHEWSGVVEAVGAGVPESLVGRKTVGEGFRNCQVCERCHAGETTLCTAGYEETGFTRPGAMAATLVLPARLLHVLPDSADLTAAALLEPAACVAAAALKAGARPGERVAVVGTGTLGMLAVQFLAAHSPAELLVVGSGDERAALARQFGATDFRLHTEPLPDDFDVVIEAAGAGTAARTAAALLRRGGRLVLTGLPPAGAAGLDPADLVLRQLEVRTVFGASAEAWAHAVRAFGAGLLDPLPLVTHELPLSRFAEAIGLVGAGDPKVGKVLLRP, via the coding sequence GTGAGCGGCGCCGTCGTCGTCGAGGCGCCGGGCACGCACCGGATCGTCGCCCACGAGCCCGTCGCGCCCAGCCCCGGCGAGGCGCTGGTCCGGGTGCACGCCGTCGGGATCTGCGGCTCCGACCGCGAGCTGTACCAGGGCAACCGGCCCGATCCTTACGTGCGTTACCCGCTGACGCCGGGCCACGAGTGGTCCGGGGTCGTGGAGGCCGTGGGCGCCGGGGTGCCGGAGTCGCTGGTGGGCCGGAAGACGGTCGGCGAGGGGTTCCGGAACTGCCAGGTGTGCGAGCGGTGCCATGCCGGTGAGACGACGCTGTGCACCGCCGGGTACGAGGAGACGGGCTTCACCCGGCCGGGGGCGATGGCGGCGACGCTGGTACTGCCGGCGCGGCTGCTGCACGTCCTGCCGGACTCGGCCGACCTCACGGCGGCGGCGCTGCTGGAGCCGGCCGCCTGTGTCGCCGCCGCCGCGCTCAAGGCCGGGGCGCGGCCCGGTGAGCGGGTGGCCGTCGTCGGGACCGGGACGCTCGGGATGCTCGCCGTGCAGTTCCTGGCGGCGCACTCCCCCGCCGAGCTCCTTGTGGTCGGCTCCGGCGACGAACGGGCCGCGCTGGCACGGCAGTTCGGGGCCACCGACTTCCGGCTGCACACCGAGCCGCTGCCGGACGACTTCGACGTCGTCATCGAGGCGGCCGGGGCCGGGACCGCCGCCCGGACCGCGGCGGCGCTGCTGCGGCGGGGCGGGCGGCTCGTGCTCACCGGGCTGCCGCCGGCCGGTGCCGCCGGGCTCGATCCGGCCGATCTGGTGCTGCGGCAGCTGGAGGTGCGGACCGTGTTCGGGGCCTCGGCGGAGGCGTGGGCGCATGCGGTGCGGGCGTTCGGGGCGGGGTTGCTCGATCCGTTGCCGCTCGTCACGCATGAGTTGCCGCTGAGTCGCTTCGCTGAGGCCATCGGGCTGGTGGGGGCCGGGGATCCGAAGGTGGGGAAGGTTTTGCTGCGGCCTTGA
- a CDS encoding YrdB family protein: MKAANLAVLFVIELIALGAVGAYGFTRDVPTALSLLLGFIGLAVMITAWALLGSPRARYKTSGAARVVFEVLWFGAGAAALALMGAYVWAVAFAALCVVSKGLAVAWDQ, from the coding sequence GTGAAGGCGGCCAACCTGGCCGTCCTCTTCGTCATCGAGCTGATCGCCCTCGGCGCGGTGGGCGCCTACGGCTTCACCCGCGACGTGCCGACCGCGTTGTCCCTGCTCCTCGGCTTCATCGGCCTCGCCGTGATGATCACGGCCTGGGCCCTCCTCGGCTCCCCGAGAGCCAGGTACAAGACGAGCGGCGCGGCCCGGGTCGTCTTCGAGGTGCTCTGGTTCGGTGCGGGAGCCGCCGCCCTGGCGCTGATGGGCGCGTACGTCTGGGCGGTCGCCTTCGCCGCCCTCTGCGTGGTGAGCAAGGGCCTCGCGGTGGCCTGGGACCAGTAA
- a CDS encoding organic hydroperoxide resistance protein, whose translation MAITQSDVVYTAVATAENGRDGRVSTDDGKLDVVVNPPKEQGGSGNGTNPEQLFAAGYSACFQGALAVVARQEGADITGSTVTAKVGIGKNDDGFGLIVEIAASIPNVDAATAESLVEKAHQVCPYSKATRGNITVTLSV comes from the coding sequence ATGGCCATCACGCAGTCCGACGTCGTCTACACCGCCGTAGCCACCGCCGAGAACGGCCGCGACGGCCGGGTCTCCACCGACGACGGCAAGCTGGACGTCGTCGTCAACCCGCCCAAGGAGCAGGGCGGTTCGGGCAACGGCACCAACCCCGAGCAGCTCTTCGCCGCCGGTTACAGCGCCTGCTTCCAGGGCGCCCTCGCCGTCGTCGCCCGCCAGGAGGGCGCCGACATCACCGGTTCGACCGTCACCGCGAAGGTCGGCATCGGCAAGAACGACGACGGCTTCGGCCTGATCGTCGAGATCGCCGCGAGCATCCCGAACGTGGACGCGGCCACCGCCGAGTCCCTGGTCGAGAAGGCCCACCAGGTCTGCCCCTACTCCAAGGCGACCCGCGGCAACATCACGGTCACGCTCTCGGTCTGA
- a CDS encoding NADP-dependent oxidoreductase, producing MSADTPQIPATGREWVLLSRPVGWPKPEDFELREAPVTEPGAGQVLVKNLYVSVDPYMRGRMSAAKSYVAPYELGKAMQGGAVGVVIASNDEGVAVGDHVLHFFGWREYATFDAKQAVKVDPEAAPLSTYLGVLGMTGLTAYAGLLRTLSFKEGDSVFVSGAAGAVGGQVGQIAKLKGASRVIGSAGSDEKVKLLLEEYGFDAAFNYKSGDVHTLLKEAAPEGVDTYFDNVGGDHLEAAIQNLNRDGRIAICGAISVYNNTEPAPGPRNLARLIQTRGRIEGFLVGDHYDLQPQFVQEVGAWVRSGELKYRETFVEGIENNLEAFLGQLRGDNTGKMVVKL from the coding sequence ATGTCCGCCGACACCCCCCAGATCCCCGCCACCGGTCGCGAATGGGTCCTGCTCAGCCGTCCGGTCGGCTGGCCGAAGCCCGAGGACTTCGAGCTGCGCGAGGCGCCGGTGACCGAGCCGGGCGCCGGCCAGGTCCTGGTCAAGAACCTCTATGTCTCCGTCGACCCGTACATGCGCGGCCGGATGTCCGCCGCGAAGTCGTACGTCGCCCCCTATGAGCTGGGCAAGGCCATGCAGGGCGGCGCGGTCGGCGTCGTCATCGCGTCGAACGACGAGGGCGTCGCGGTCGGCGACCACGTCCTGCACTTCTTCGGCTGGCGCGAGTACGCGACGTTCGACGCCAAGCAGGCCGTGAAGGTCGACCCCGAGGCGGCGCCGCTCTCCACGTACCTCGGCGTGCTCGGCATGACCGGCCTGACCGCGTACGCGGGCCTGCTGCGCACCCTGTCCTTCAAGGAGGGCGACAGCGTCTTCGTCTCCGGCGCGGCCGGCGCCGTCGGCGGCCAGGTCGGCCAGATCGCCAAGCTCAAGGGCGCCTCGCGGGTCATCGGCTCGGCGGGCTCGGACGAGAAGGTGAAGCTGCTCCTGGAGGAGTACGGCTTCGACGCGGCCTTCAACTACAAGTCGGGCGATGTCCACACGCTGCTCAAGGAGGCCGCCCCCGAGGGCGTCGACACCTACTTCGACAACGTGGGCGGCGACCACCTTGAGGCCGCCATCCAGAACCTCAACCGGGACGGCCGCATCGCCATCTGCGGCGCCATCTCCGTCTACAACAACACGGAGCCGGCCCCCGGCCCGCGCAACCTCGCCCGGCTGATCCAGACCCGCGGCCGCATCGAGGGCTTCCTCGTCGGCGACCACTACGACCTCCAGCCGCAGTTCGTCCAGGAGGTCGGCGCCTGGGTCCGCTCCGGCGAGCTGAAGTACCGCGAGACGTTCGTCGAGGGCATCGAGAACAACCTGGAGGCCTTCCTCGGCCAGCTGCGCGGCGACAACACCGGAAAGATGGTCGTGAAGCTCTGA